In the genome of Lynx canadensis isolate LIC74 chromosome X, mLynCan4.pri.v2, whole genome shotgun sequence, one region contains:
- the PWWP3B gene encoding PWWP domain-containing DNA repair factor 3B — MDAEYVLCNWKDQLWPAKVLSGYETSSNSKRKKAFSLEVQILSLDEKIKVESTETKILNKSQIEAIASSLAAQSEVSTPPRAETAYERSLKVALDILNERIYLSQASSSYDKETTTLSQNDPQKLSDSPPHKKYRKHEGDLSECLEESKNATSSLVSLENNDSLYDDKSQVHATTDTLPSEMETKSSENSSWCQRFPSLSEDDDEKESKKEIDISTVMPLHSTIKEEDVCVKDEKFTPTLPLDTLTVPKALKEEAQDICPETQAISSECSSFSENIEDPGEGPSNPCSDTSQNQTAESEASAVTSPRHCSWECQVSFSASNNVLDYSLLLVNNERNPQRLDFEELGEDLQASDKSVHLNPIDTSIVDENEEDEELPRFVFNYEPRSFETGMIVWFKYQKYPFWPAVVKSIRRKERKASVLFVEANMNPEKRGIRVPFRRLKKFDCKEKQALVDKAREEYSESIDWCISLICDYRVRIGCGSFAGSFLEYYAADISYPIRKVIKQDTFRNLFPKLHNENPVEQMVATSQTKKMSFQKILPDRMKAARDRANKNLVDFIVNAKGTENHLLAILKGTKGSRWLKSFLNANRFTPCIETYFEDEDQLDEVVNYLQEVYKQIDERMLTVIRDDKIKFILEVLLPEAIICSISAVDGLDYKAAEAKYLKGPSLGYRERELFDAKILFEKRRKPLTNESH; from the coding sequence ATGGATGCCGAGTATGTCCTGTGCAACTGGAAAGACCAGTTATGGCCGGCAAAAGTTTTGTCTGGATATGAGACTTCAtcaaacagtaaaagaaaaaaggcattttccCTAGAAGTTCAAATACTCTCACtagatgaaaaaattaaagtggaaagCACGGAAACAAAGATTCTAAATAAATCTCAAATTGAAGCCATTGCCTCCTCACTAGCAGCACAGTCAGAAGTCAGCACTCCACCTAGAGCGGAAACAGCCTATGAAAGGTCATTAAAAGTGGCACTGGATATTctgaatgaaagaatatatttgagTCAAGCAAGCAGTTCATATGACAAAGAAACCactactctgtctcaaaatgatcCACAAAAACTTTCTGATTCACCCCCTCATAAAAAGTACCGGAAGCATGAAGGAGACTTATCAGAATGTCTTGAGGAAAGTAAAAATGCAACATCCTCGTTAGTATCATTAGAGAATAATGATTCCCTGTATGATGATAAATCACAGGTGCATGCAACCACTGATACTCTTCCAAGTGAAATGGAAACAAAGTCATCAGAAAACTCCAGCTGGTGCCAGAGATTTCCTTCACTTTCAGAAGATGATgatgaaaaggaaagcaagaaagagattGATATCTCAACAGTTATGCCTTTGCATTCCACAATCAAAGAGGAGGATGTATGTGTTAAAGATGAAAAGTTCACTCCAACTTTGCCATTAGATACACTCACTGTGCCGAAAGCTTTGAAAGAGGAGGCACAGGACATTTGCCCAGAGACCCAGGCTATTTCCTCTGAATGCTCTTCCTTCTCAGAGAATATTGAAGATCCTGGAGAGGGCCCTTCAAATCCGTGCTCAGATACCAGCCAGAATCAAActgcagaatcagaagcaagtgCTGTGACATCCCCCAGGCATTGTTCATGGGAATGTCAAGTTTCATTTAGTGCCTCTAACAACGTCCTGGATTATTCACTCCTTCTTGTGAATAATGAAAGAAATCCTCAGAGACTGGATTTTGAAGAACTTGGAGAAGACCTTCAAGCTTCTGATAAGTCAGTGCATCTAAATCCTATTGATACTTCCATAGTAGATGAGAATGAGGAAGATGAAGAACTTCCacgctttgtttttaattatgagCCTCGTTCATTTGAAACAGGAATGATAGTCTggtttaaatatcaaaaatatccaTTTTGGCCAGCAGTGGTGAAGAGCatcaggagaaaggagagaaaagcaagtGTGCTTTTTGTTGAGGCAAATATGAATCCTGAAAAGAGAGGTATTAGGGTGCCTTTTAGAAGATTAAAGAAATTTGATTGTAAAGAGAAACAAGCACTAGTGGATAAAGCCAGAGAAGAATACAGTGAAAGTATTGACTGGTGTATCTCGCTGATTTGTGACTACAGAGTAAGAATAGGTTGTGGTTCTTTTGCAGGCTCTTTCCTTGAGTATTATGCTGCTGATATTAGTTATCCGATTAGGAAAGTAATCAAACAGGATACCTTCAGGAACTTATTTCCTAAGCTGCATAATGAGAATCCTGTGGAACAGATGGTTGCGACTTCCCAGACCAAGAAAATGTCCTTCCAGAAAATTCTTCCTGACCGAATGAAGGCTGCTCGGGACCGAGCCAACAAGAACTTAGTGGACTTCATTGTGAATGCAAAGGGAACAGAGAACCATCTTCTAGCCATTTTAAAAGGTACAAAAGGATCCAGGTGGCTGAAATCATTTTTGAACGCAAATAGGTTCACTCCCTGTATTGAAACATACTTTGAGGATGAAGATCAGTTGGATGAGGTGGTGAACTATTTACAAGAAGTCTACAAACAAATAGATGAAAGAATGCTGACTGTGATAAGagatgataaaattaaatttatcctGGAAGTTCTTCTGCCAGAAGCTATCATTTGTTCAATTTCTGCTGTTGATGGATTAGATTACAAGGCAGCTGAAGCAAAGTATCTAAAGGGACCATCCCTAGGATACAGGGAAAGAGAATTATTTGATGCAAAAATCTTATTTGAAAAGAGACGGAAACCATTAACAAATGAGTCTCATTAA